A region of Zeugodacus cucurbitae isolate PBARC_wt_2022May chromosome 5, idZeuCucr1.2, whole genome shotgun sequence DNA encodes the following proteins:
- the LOC128921934 gene encoding uncharacterized protein LOC128921934: MARKLKVICASVTIFAILLLTQNFGGSETESALNNNRKSGSGRTPNSAGHVTKPSYPTKSGSSAGNSHTDIPKLRCPGYNSQPNRSASAPGGGATNTQHIGWNVPKSQGPPAPATNVYSSPAHMPGGYSPSAVVPPSAALPQGSVPNPQPPQQTSIKSGFDTGSVTGAIGEAILERVLRPIHTRVVSAQPAAAKLSGSNDGKIIIINNGPPGSVTTTNANRGTVITTGVVGDNVTTPMPGQLPAAAPAGPAVSNVPLAPVGKNIAAQPTPAPGAAPAEGAAAAAPQPAPEQPVRINETDPNDNTKMVEVEKTAGYLAPQPPPTAPVAGAEMNGTAPVMPPAGKGSAPLAPIGPVTAASQQLQAIPTQIPLLSDNTSAKNKWSSGMAQFDGNGVVVIICCFFWECIKP, encoded by the exons ATGGCGAGGAAGTTGAAAGTGATTTGCGCATCGGTCactatatttgcaattttattacttACACAAAATTTCGGCGGCAGCGAAACAGAGAGCGCTTTGAACAACAATCGAAAATCTGGTAGTGGACGCACACCTAATAGTGCAGGACATGTGACCAAACCGAGCTATCCGACAAAAAGTGGCAGCAGTGCAGGTAACTCGCACACAGATATACCCAAATTGAGATGCCCAGGGTATAATTCGCAACCAAATCGCTCAGCTTCGGCTCCAGGAGGTGGCGCAACCAATACTCAACACATAGGATGGAATGTGCCGAAATCGCAAGGACCTCCAGCTCCCGCAACCAACGTGTATTCATCGCCTGCACATATGCCAGGTGGTTACTCTCCTTCGGCTGTAGTACCACCTAGTGCTGCACTTCCTCAAGGTTCTGTACCCAATCCACAACCGCCACAACAAACTTCGATAAAATCAGGATTTG ATACTGGTTCGGTTACTGGCGCAATTGGTGAAGCAATCCTTGAACGCGTGCTTAGGCCAATACATACGCGTGTCGTATCAGCACAACCTGCCGCCGCTAAACTATCTGGCAGCAACGATGGCAAAATCATCATTATAAATAATGGTCCACCCGGTTCAGTGACTACAACAAATGCTAACCGTGGCACCGTCATCACAACAGGTGTCGTTGGCGACAACGTCACAACACCCATGCCTGGCCAATTACCCGCCGCTGCACCAGCTGGCCCCGCGGTATCCAATGTACCGCTTGCACCCGTGGGTAAAAATATCGCAGCACAACCAACACCAGCACCAGGTGCTGCACCCGCAGaaggtgctgctgctgccgctccACAACCCGCTCCCGAACAGCCAGTGCGCATTAATGAAACCGATCCAAACGATAACACCAAGATGGTTGAAGTCGAGAAAACTGCCGGCTATCTAGCACCGCAACCACCACCAACAGCACCTGTAGCTGGTGCTGAAATGAACGGTACAGCGCCGGTTATGCCACCAGCTGGAAAGGGCAGTGCACCATTGGCACCAATTGGCCCAGTCACTGCAGCTTCACAACAATTGCAAGCAATTCCAACGCAAATACCTTTGTTGTCGGACAATACTTCAGCAAAAAACAAGTGGAGCAGTGGCATGGCTCAATTCGATGGCAACggtgttgttgtcattatttgttgctttttttgggAATGCATTAAACCATAA